CTGTTGGTACCTGATCAGTTTTACAATAGAACTTGACATAAATTGAAGACGTAACCAATGTCTATTGACAGTAGAGGTCCGACCGTGATAGTTGCATTGGTACATGCCATGGTGAATGGCAAAtttgaaaacatacattttatcATTGTATGTTGTATAGCTTTGGTACAATGTCTTTACCCTAGGATTTTTAGAGTCATGAAAtttgcaactggatatgatacaAGACTAGTACAAGTGCACATTATAAATGAACTTGATATTTAAgtacaatatatattttttatccTTATGATCATCGTCAATAAGAGTATGAAATATTAATGATATCAATGAAAAACCTTTGACTACCTGTCAGAAATGATATCATTCAAGTCCCAGGGTATAGATATAATTATAGAATTTTGCAGCAAAATCTTTGATGCCATGGCGTATTTCAAAACTTGATGTATCTGTACAAagttaacttaaaaaaatcataataattGATTATTATTTCTGACAATTGAATTCACCACACTATTTAATATGCTATTTAATATGCTATTATCAAAATACTCTTTTAAAGAGGGCTCCTTCCAGGTGTTAGTAAATCTGAATTGAATCTGTCTCAATATATGCAGCTTgcactcttcagtacaaacctggtgtgttatgccataaggTGGTTTGCCAGGTACTGTgcaatataaacaaacaaacaaatttaaagctCATAAACATTTTTGAATATGAACCTTTGTTCAGTTTTTAACAGTACTAATTGATAACTAAGTCAACCAAACATAAAGTTATACTTGTCtaacttttttctttgtttccccCCAGTTCCTCCATAGGTACCAACAGTAGCAGTGGTCTGGGGACCATCCAGAGTTCCCAGTCTGGCTCCAGTGACTACAGTGACATCAGTGGGACGACAGTACCTCTGATCCTGGTCACCTCACACAGGGACGATACCACCAGCAAACTGGGCAGTCAGGCATCGTTCAAACAGGTGAGGAAAATCATGACAGTCTTATAATAAGGTGTTATGAAAAAGTAGAgtggcaacatttttgcaaaaattcaGAATGTTTTCCCAGGTCTGTAGCCTTTAGTCAAGCTACTAgcatacaatactataccattaggcttgtCCCCAAAGAAGTGCGTGCTATGaatggaggtacatgtatctgagtagcctgacgtgatagccagtccAGGTAGCCAGGCCTGGTGCACAGTCCAGCTTTTCTGTAAACCTTTTTTGCTAGGAGTAggatggaggtaaaaaaagaacAGACGAGCAAAAACGATATGTTTTCTCCTTTcggaaaacataaaaaatgcatatttgctGTTGGAATCCTGAAAAACTTAGGGTCTTTTGGTATGGATTTATTTTAGACTTTGGCCAAAGTATGTCTATTGAATAGTTGCTGAAGAAATCACTGTGATGTGAATAAGCTGCCGACTGTCACAGACATTACACAATGTCTTATATAGTAGTTAAATGACCTTGTAGTCTATTGGTCACCTATTTTATGATTCGGTTATAGTTGTTTACAATTGGGTCAAATTGTTTTACAATCACTGCCTTAGCTTGTTTTTATCTAccattgaatttttttagtCCATCGTTTGTCCTAATCAGCAAGttaattttgtgcttttagCAGTTTTTTGTAGGTCAGAAAAGTCTTCATTTTTTACTCATGTCATTTCAGCTAAATCCAGGAGAAAAGGAGTGTTTTATAATTattacaaaatatcaaattcTTAAGTGACCCCAAATATCTTAGCCTAAGGAAATGTTTTCATGTACTGTAACTAGAAAACATGTCGTGCCCAATGAGCTAGCCCAAATTGAGTTTGCTTAGCTCAACAGTTGAAATAGCAGGGggagtggtacatgtacatacacgcAACAGTACACCTGGCTGTGCGTCAATAATCATTCACTCTTCCCTGCCGACAAATAAGCAGATTACGTTTTCTAAAGCCTAGGGTCTTCCTGTTCAAACTGTTTAGGCTGTTAAAAGTGCTTGCATTACCAGGTTGTATTGACTACGCACAAAGGCGTTTGAAAGTGGACCTGTATGGTCTGAAACGGGTAGGTGTAACGTTTCCCCGCGTCcaagaaaaagacaacaacggGGTTTCGTTTGGCGTGACTGGATCAGGTCGGCACGGGCAGACGAACAAGAAGGGTGGAATGTCAGGTAACCACTGTTGAcgtggttgccatggcaacaagataAACAGAGCTTTAAGCTCTTATTAGCCCCCAGGAGTCGCTGACCTATATATAGTGTCAGGCTGTCTACCTAGTTTACAAACTAAATTATTCAACCAACTGTGAAAAAAAGGTATAATGTAGCAAAAAGCAACTTGTTGCACCTTAGCTGACTGTCTCAAATATAGCTTGCCATTGACAACTTGCTATCTTTAACGTTAACTTGACCATTAGCATtgtcaggccatgttgatttgatgtggatgacatctgcacacACAGTTTTCAGTTTTCCCAGAgttcccagagaatgtcatacacgtaatcaaatcaaaatatccTTATGGACAATCAGAGATATGTGATGCCACACCTGTTATGTTATATTTATAAAGAGTCAGCATGTAAAGGATAACCTTTAAGAGACTTGTTGGGTGCTAAGCTTGAGCTTTGTATGTTTCAGTATCTTTCTATGGAAGGAAATTGGATCAAAGTACTTGAAAATTTAAAGTCAACATGCGTTGAGTCAAATGTAtcatttacaattttcattatTAGATGTGAACATTCTTTGacacatttacaatgtagttgaatttatccatcAAACAAAAAGTATTAAATTTTACAATGCCATGTAGTAACTGAAGTagtaaacaaaaatgttgttgtgtttgtctCAGCTGCCAGCCAACAGATACTGCTACACATCCTGGCATGAAGTCAGAAATGCGGAGGTCAAAGGTGACCAGCTCAACTGTCCACGGATTAGAGAAGGTAGGGAACAGTCACTTTATATTGATGGAAAAGTATTTGCAATTACCAATACTTAGTTCTAGTAGAAATGCTTTGTTTGATtatttgccattaattatgagGCCTGCCCTAACGTATAAATATGTGACACCTTAAGAAATTGTCTTGTTTGGTGTGCAGTATCTTGACATTGGTTTGTCGTTTACCTCAGGTCCCAGAGAAAAGGAGAGAACGTTTTACTCTCTGCGTGATGAGGATGGTAACCCGATCCACCACGACAGGAAAGGGAAGAAACGGATGGACTATAGGAACAAGATGGAGAACTGGGAAAACGCAGTGGTGAGGCTTCAAGTTTTTATAGATATTCAACTGAATGTCTTCTTTCTTAATCTAGTTGACCGTGTACTTGAATGTGATTTTCTTAGAGAACAAAAGAGAGGATTTCTTTTTTCTAGCCTAAGACCGTATCAACAATGTAATAAAATCAGATTAGTTAGTCTAACCAAAAAattgaaaactacaaaaaaagtacatttactTTATATGTTGGAGCATTTGCCTGGAGTCCCAGCAGTCCCTACCTTGTGGGATAGTAACAATTGAGAGTGgaccaaagcgaacaaggcttagcctccttcaccggcctctctgagGGCATTGGCATCAGTTGTTAGGGGggaggtcgattcgcgatttttactGATACGCCAGGAAGGAAAATATGGCGTGagaggaatatatgccgggaagcttgtactcgcCCCCAGCGAGCCTGCGAGATTTCGGCATGCACAAAGCCCCATTAAAAACACTTAAAACCATTTGGTATGGATGTGCAAACTTCCCGTCataaaatgttcgctgtggttttaagttcgcggtgaagtggctacTGTGAAAACTGCGAAAATAAGACCACCGCAAAAGTGTAGTACTTTGTAGCTAAATGGCTGTCAGAAATACTGCAGACTTTTgctccaacatctgcttgcatTCTTGCGAATCAATAAACAGATGTTGATACATTGTGTTCTCTTTGTCTCCAGTCCGTCAACTTGTCCTTCCAAGACCTGGGCGATGCCTACCAGCGTGAGAACTTCATTAGAGTCTTGAAGAGGCTGATCAGAGCTGAGGAGTTACAGCTGATGGACGACTCACTAACGGACTTACACTCTGTCTCCTTACCAAGGTACAGACCAGTAACTCTGTCTGTCTTCCATGATTCTTGATAAACTCACTAACAGACTTACATGCTGTTTTCTTACCAAGGTACAGGCCAGTAACTGTGTCTGTGTTCAGTGATTCTTTATAAACTCACTAACAGACTTACAGGCTGTGTCCTTACCAAGGTACAGACCAGTAACTGTGTCTGTCTTCTGTGATTCTTTATAAACTCACTAACAGACTTACAGGCTGTGTCCTTACCAAGGTACAGACCAGTAACTGTGTCTGTCTTCTGGGATTCTTTATAAACTCTCTAACAGACTTACAGGCTGTGTCCTTACCAAGGTACAGACCAGTAACTCTGTCTGTCTTCTGTGATTCTTTATAAACTCACTAACGGACTTCAGGCTGTCTCCTTACCAAGGTACGGGCCAGTAACTGTGTCTGTCTTCTGGGATTCTTTATAAACTCACTAACAGACTTACACGCTGTGTCCTTACCAAGGTACAGGCCAGTAACTGTGTCTGTCTTCTGTGATTCTTTATAAACTCACTAACAGACTTACACGCTGTGTCCTTACCAAGGTACATGCCAGTAACTGTGTCTGTCTTCTGGGATTCTTTATAAACTCTCTAACAGACTTACACGCTGTGTCCTTACCAAGGTACAGGCCAGTAACTGTGTCTGTCTTCTGTGATTCTTTATAAACTCACTAACAGACTTACACGCTGTGTCCTTACCAAGGTACAAGCCAGTAACTGTGTCTGTCTTCTGTGATTCTTTATAAACTCACTAACAGACTTACACGCTGTGTCCTTACCAAGGTACGGGCCAGTAACTGTGTCTGTCTTCTGTGATTCTTTATAAACTCACTAACAGACTTACACGCTGTGTCCTTACCAAGGTACAGACCAGTAACTGTGTCTGTCTTCTGTGATTCTTTATAAACTCACTAACAGACTTACAGGCTGTGTCCTTACCAAGGTACAGGTCAGTAACTGTGTCTGTCTTCTGTGATTCTTTATAAACTCTCTAACAGACTTACAGGCTGTGTCCTTACCAAGGTACAGGCCAGTATCTCAACGTGTCTGTCTTCTGGGATTTGATAAAAAGCATTAAAGTTTGATGTTTAATTCTAAGTGTgcctaatacatgtagtatactactagtatgtgaaactgaaaaaaaatgtcaaattcaaTCTCAAATCTGATTGTAAAATGAGGATACTAAATTTCTTGAGTTGCATGGCTGATTTGTTTATTCCCTCTTCAGGTGTAAATACTTGAATTTGAGCAGAAATTTCCTCCCATCATTTAAGGTAAGACAGACTTTTATCATAACTGTTTTAACTTTATGATAAATTATTACATGTAAGAAATACAgttgtgtgttgtttgttctCTTTCTGTAGTATTCCAGTTATTATTCACTACTTACTTTGGATATTTCTAAAGGAATTGAGCATTTTTCTCTACTTTTGTTTCTTATTGAATATGAAAAGCTTTAAAGAACATCTTAATTATGTTGATTGTGTTATATTTACTaacgatgtttgtttgttctataGAAGTTGCCCAGGTTACCAGTGGTAGAACACCTGTATCTGGAACAGAACAACATCACTTCGTTAGACGGTCTGGACGTGTTGAGAAAAGCACCACTTCAGTCCCTCCATCTCAGGAGTAACCCTGTCTCCTTCACTGTCAACTAcaggcaaaggtaaaaaaaaacaaatacatgcatctatgtcatacctggtctgtgATAAAGTTCTTGAAGGGTGATACAAGGTGATAATTTTCTGGATCacatactattactagtattaggctttttagttgtatcacacagactTCAATTAAATAGAACACACTCCAGTGTGTCGCCTGCCGTTGCAAGGGAGCGGATTTCTTTTCTTCGAATTTTTCTCAAATTGAAGttcttaaagaataaagttgttgGCGTAGGTTGAAACAATGTGTCCAATTTTATCCTTTTTATGACTAGTTTGGCAATCAAATAAATGACTTCCGACCTGGCTATGACATAAATACTGACCGTATCACCCTTGGTTGTATTCTATCTGTAGTGCTGTAAATTATTGTCagtatgattttgtttttacagattttGCAGATTTTCACTGCAAAGTCATGTGACAGGAAATATGTGCTCCCACTGTTTTGCTTTTGTAATATGgaaatatttcatacatgtGAACACCCCTTACGTCTTGTATTGCAAAATTAAAAAgttaaataaaaagataaataaatttaaatcaatctccaagtagaggtgGTCTGTCCAAGCTTCACAGTCTATTGTACATGGAAAGGTTTTTCATTGAATCAAATGTACATGATGGTAGTTACCAACTTTCAGGAGTGTGctaacatcttttttttcatcttcctTCTTGCAGAGTTTTCCAAATCTTGCCAAACTTGAAGTCCTTAGATGGAGTAAAAAGACTTCCCTCGGATTCCGTGTTTGACTCAGAAGAAGAACCCTCAAGAATGTGTGTCATCTGCTAGCACACAGCAGTTAGTCTGGGTCGCAGACACTCTGGACGCTGTGGTAATAAACAACAATGAATAAAGTGCCAGTCTACTGAGGCCATGTACAGATGATCCACtcgcaaagctcagtcatacagtagacacatgtTGTGATTCCAATGCAAAACATAGCTAATGTCCATGACATGATGACCAATTGCttcacccacagaaacacaaggacccgccagcctgctgtctgctatgctctcTTAGGAGTGATAGGAGTCACTTATTGGCCTTTTTGATATGTATCCTCCAAAGTAATTATAAGTCTGACTAGggaaaaaagggaagatacacACATGAAATATCTCCCCTtctgctgggtgtgtttctccCGTGTTTCCCCTGAGTTTCCACTATTGAACTGAGTATGGGGTTTCACCCTTGGATCACAAGGAGCTGGAATATTCTGTTTTGTACATTCATTAGCTAAGGCAGAAAGAGGAAAACTATTTTAAGCTGTAAATTTTATGTAAAAAGTTGTCAATGAATCGTAACACGGTTGGATGtgtaagaagagaaaaaaaggtCTTTTGTCAGTGCAAATATTTGGCATTGTGTGTGTCCTAAGAGCTTTAATGTTTGTaaattttttgtactttgaatACCTCTCCAATACTTAATATGGGATGATCTGcaatttgtgtacatgtacagtcaagtcTGCCCAAGATGACCTCACTGTTCACAGGATTCTTGAATCTGTGCCGAAAAgtatctacatttttgtatataagAGGCCACCAAAATGTGGTCACATTGGCAATTTGGTCCTTGCATAGAGGTCACTTCTGGTtctgtgcaggtttgactgtacctgaaAGAAATGGGAAATTGTGTATGCTGTTGTGCAGTATGTTCAAACATTTTAAATTCATCTAAATGCCTTTTAAgtaattgaaaatttgcatcTTTGGAAGTTTGACATTCTTGTGTTAGAAATTACTGTTAAAAGCTCTGAATAAATTCTATCAACAGATGAACTTTAAATCTTTCATGTTGATGTTGGTTCTTCTCTACTGTGGAAATTGGTGAACTAATTTGTTGAATTTGACTCTAAAGATGAACTATGTTCCTAAAAAAAAGCTTTATATTTTTATTCTCTCATCTCTATCAATGTATATACACTGAtagtatgtacatacatgtagatgtattgATTAACAATACCACATGTAGTGTTTTTACTTAAGATAAaaaagacttacatgtaacattggtAGTGTGTTTCTTAGCTTTaagtctctgtgtgtgtcatAGATTCAAAAGAATATAAATCTTATTCTATGAGGTAATAATTTTATATGATGTGTATGTAATTGATTGTCTCttgttatacattatacaaatgtatgtgcaaCTTGACAGCAGTGTTCTATGCCAGTGTAAATTCATATTTACTTGTGGCTTTGCtgttttattttacacaatTGTAGATGCTTGCTGGTCCTTATTCTtctgttacagtactgtaaatgcatttaagttcgcggggatgtaatttcgcggtagcgggaaaaatgacttttcgcagtggttttaatttcgcggtaacaccatagactgcagtctaatactatagtagaaaaatgtacgcggtggttttaaattcgcggtgaagtggtcgccgtgaaaaccgcgaacattaatccgccgcgaacatttctgcatttacagtaatttcatCCTTAGCTAGCCAGATGGTTTGTTTTTGTCTCTCATACACAATTTTGCGCATTTTCATACATCATATCACGCCCTGTTAAACCATTGGAGGCTATAATTACTTATGTGGTACAAAAAGCACACAGTAACTTATTTGTTCGTTAGTCCTGAAATGCCTGCAGTCCctgccagggttgtagccagcctgaaatcattttcagtccccttgattttgaatgggaatcctatggAGTACCGAAGGCATGGcatgacgttgcgcgtcatttctagggggtctgggtcccagaaaatctttaaatcaagaccctctgaaacagtatttcctgcattttgaggtggaaattgtgcttgtagactaagctgttcaatgtcatctgttttggtgaagaagaacacatgggtttcagttttttttatatatctttacatatcaattttggtCTGCcacaggggacggaatggggaaaacttttttcagtccccagctgcaaaattccttcaaaggaatgaaggacaggtgctggctacataACCCTGGTCCC
The window above is part of the Branchiostoma floridae strain S238N-H82 chromosome 14, Bfl_VNyyK, whole genome shotgun sequence genome. Proteins encoded here:
- the LOC118430714 gene encoding leucine-rich repeat-containing protein 49-like gives rise to the protein MSESSSIGTNSSSGLGTIQSSQSGSSDYSDISGTTVPLILVTSHRDDTTSKLGSQASFKQLPANRYCYTSWHEVRNAEVKGDQLNCPRIREGPREKERTFYSLRDEDGNPIHHDRKGKKRMDYRNKMENWENAVSVNLSFQDLGDAYQRENFIRVLKRLIRAEELQLMDDSLTDLHSVSLPRCKYLNLSRNFLPSFKKLPRLPVVEHLYLEQNNITSLDGLDVLRKAPLQSLHLRSNPVSFTVNYRQRVFQILPNLKSLDGVKRLPSDSVFDSEEEPSRMCVIC